One stretch of Punica granatum isolate Tunisia-2019 chromosome 5, ASM765513v2, whole genome shotgun sequence DNA includes these proteins:
- the LOC116207704 gene encoding dymeclin produces the protein MGAVPSTPRYGGSTQQDTAEYLIGTLVGEKSFPLGSDFWQKLLELPQDLRWPPDRVNQACELFAQNNGSTRHLSKILIHLSWCLQESMSTSGASPSLTLKILNALFISSVFLKHLIENTKSDCIQDLYLFLDETEPTPDHFTGGQSIENLVMQSVLSFIGSVDTSPNTYILHQELLNFMQIAMSTQLLSGPSPRPKDVNPFLDAAMAQESSLVCLVVRRLLENYLLRPTTSFGGVSYSTLSDGGPPGVLQRVGSAAANILLLPFNYLVSPKEEGSRSMLAECSLLVLLVLIHYCKCVLREEAMTEKSDDTATSDSLLKETTYLCDNPYCKALENARDIEFDRVVDVEGNACHGPLVKLPFASLFDTLGMCLTDEAAVLLLYSLVQGNSAFLEYVLVRTDIDTLLVPILETLYNASKRSSNHIYMLLIILLILSQDSSFNASVHKLTLPSVPWYQERRLHQTSLGSLLVIILIRTVKYNLSKLRDVYLHTNCLATLANMAPHCHRLSAYASERLVSLFDMLSKKYNKLAELRDKKTHINRGNSLEEDSLVEDMSTEFYIYTDFLRIVLEILNEILTYALPRNPEVVYAIMHRQEVFQPFKNHPRFNELLENIYTVLDFFNSRMDAQRVDGEWSVDKVLEVIIINCRSWRGEGMKMFTQLRFTYEQESQSEEFFIPYIWQLILAHCGFSFNPDAINLFPPNISAENQESNAEADKHGNGDVKVNGIFLDP, from the exons ATGGGAGCGGTCCCTTCCACCCCTCGGTACGGCGGTTCCACGCAGCAGGACACGGCGGAGTACTTGATTGGCACGCTCGTCGGCGAGAAGTCGTTCCCCCTCGGCTCCGATTTCTGGCAGAAGCTCCTGGAGCTGCCGCAAGATCTCCGCTGGCCGCCTGACCGCGTCAATCAAGCTTGTGAGCTCTTCG CACAAAACAATGGCTCCACGAGGCATTTGTCGAAAATCTTAATTCACCTGTCATGGTGCTTGCAAGAGTCGATGTCGACATCCGGAGCATCACCCTCACTAACCTTGAAGATTCTCAACGCATTGTTTATTTCTTCTGTCTTCTTGAAGCACTTGATTGAGAACACCAAAAGTGACTGTATCCAGGATTTGTATCTGTTTCTGGATGAAACCGAGCCTACTCCAGATCATTTTACGGGAG gtcaatcTATTGAGAATCTTGTCATGCAGAGTGTGCTTAGTTTCATTGGCTCCGTGGATACGAG TCCCAACACCTACATCCTGCACCAGGAGCTACTTAACTTCATGCAAATCGCAATGTCGACTCAGCTGCTTTCTGGTCCATCTCCACGACCGAAAGATGTAAACCCATTTCTTGATGCAGCTATGGCACAG gaaagtagtttGGTGTGTTTGGTGGTTCGGAGACTATTGGAAAACTATCTTTTAAGGCCTACTACATCCTTTGGTGGAGTATCTTATTCCACATTATCAGATGGTGGTCCGCCTGGTGTTCTTCAAAGAGTTGGTTCTGCTGCAG CAAATATTCTACTGTTACCATTTAACTATCTGGTCAGCCCAAAGGAGGAAGGTTCGAGGAGTATGTTGGCAGAATGCAGTTTACTGGTGTTACTTGTTCTCATCCATTATTGCAAGTGTGTTCTTCGAGAAGAGGCTATGACTGAGAAAAGTGATGACACTGCCACTTCAGATTCTCTATTAAAAGAGACAACATACCTATGTGACAATCCTTATTGCAAGGCCCTAGAAAATGCAAGAGATATTGAAT TTGATCGTGTGGTGGATGTTGAAGGAAATGCATGCCATGGTCCACTTGTGAAGCTACCTTTTGCATCTCTTTTTGACACCCTGGGCAT GTGCTTGACTGATGAGGCTGCTGTCCTGTTGCTCTATTCATTGGTGCAAGGAAATTCTGCTTTCTTGGAGTATGTCTTAGTGCGAACGGATATAGATACACTG TTGGTGCCCATTTTGGAAACTCTGTATAATGCCTCAAAGAGGAGCTCCAATCATATCTATATGCTGTTGATTATACTTCTCATACTTAGTCAGGATTCATCCTTTAATGCAAGCGTTCACAAACTG ACACTGCCGAGTGTTCCCTGGTACCAGGAGCGCCGCCTTCATCAGACATCTCTTGGCTCTTTGCTAGTCATTATACTAATAAGGACAGTGAAATACAACCTATCTAAACTCCGG GATGTTTATTTACATACAAACTGTCTCGCAACTTTGGCAAACATGGCACCTCACTGTCATCGACTGAGTGCATATGCATCAGAGCGTCTGGTCAGCCTTTTTGATATGTTATCAAAGAA ATATAATAAATTGGCTGAGCTAAGAGACAAGAAGACACATATCAACAGAGGCAACTCACTGGAGGAAGACAGCCTTGTGGAAGATATG TCAACAGAGTTTTACATCTACACGGACttcttgagaattgttctcgaAATACTTAATGAGATTTTAACTTATGCACTTCCACGGAACCCCGAG GTTGTTTATGCAATAATGCATAGGCAAGAGGTCTTTCAGCCATTTAAGAATCACCCGCGCTTCAATGAGCTGCTGGAGAACATTTACACT GTATTGGACTTTTTCAATAGTCGTATGGATGCACAGAGAGTGGACGGTGAATGGTCTGTGGATAAGGTCCTCGAGGTCATTATCATTAATTGTCGCTCTTGGCGAGGTGAAGGAATGAAG ATGTTCACCCAGTTACGCTTCACGTATGAACAAGAAAGCCAATCTGAGGAGTTCTTTATCCCTTATATCTGGCAGCTAATTCTGGCCCACTG TGGATTCAGTTTCAATCCTGATGCGATCAACTTGTTCCCTCCGAATATCTCAGCAGAG AATCAAGAGAGCAATGCAGAAGCTGATAAGCATGGTAATGGCGATGTGAAGGTGAACGGTATTTTCCTCGACCCATGA